TCCTGGAGGACGAATTCCCGGATCTTCTGGAGGAGGGGGGTTTCACCCTTGGAGCCGCCCTCCCCGAGGAAGCCGACGAACCGGAGATCGCCGGACTGCCACGGATCCGCTTCCGATTCAATGGAAGGAACCATGGATTGCTGCGCCGGCTGATCGACCGGATCAACGGGTACGCGTCGACAGAGCCGAAGGCATCCGGGTAGAAGAGGTTCCGGAAGGGGGTGGGATGGCCGGGGGAGAGATCGACCTGCATGGGCTGACGGTGGCGGAAGCGCTGTCCCGGCTGGCATCGCACTACAATGCCCGGATTCGGGCGGGAGACACCGGCCCGATCCGGGTGGTGCACGGGTACGGTTCGTCCGGGCGCGGCGGCGAACTGCGGGCGGCGGTCCGGGAGTTCCTCGCCCGGAACGGATCTCGGCTCGAGTTCACTCCCGGGGAGCAATATTTCAACAATCCCGGCGTGACGGTCGTGTACCCCAAACACCCTCTGCCCGCTCCCGCGGCGCCCCGGTACCCGGTCCGCGGCAGATAGGCGGTCCCCGTCAGGACCGGGCGCCTCTCCCTACCGGGCACGCCGCCTGACAAGCGAAGCAGTAGTAGTAGTTCCCCGTCATGAAGTTCTGCCACAGGTCGAGCGACATCTTGCCCGCCAGGAGCTCCTTCCGCCCCTCCGGGGACGATTCGACGAGGTCTTGAAGGAAGCCGCTCCACGCGCGGTATCCGCCGGAGAAGATCCGGTCGCCGCACTTCCGCTTGTCGATCCTCCCGCCGCCGGAGAGCGCCTTCGCGGGGCACTCCTCCACGCACCGGTCGCACGCCGTGCACGGCGTCTTCGGAAGCGGCTCTCCCGGCGGGATCTCCGCGTCGGTGACCACCCCGCCCAGCCGGACCGCCGGGCCGAACGCCTGCGTGACCAGCAGCCCGCTCTCCCCGTACCCGCCGATCCCGGCCGCGACGGCGGCTCCGCGCCAGTCGACCGCTCCCCGCATCCCGCGCTTGGGCGGGGCCATGTCGATCGGGATGAACGCGGGGACGGCGACCGCCGCGTGCCCCATGCTCTCCAGCCGGAGGGCGACGGCGTGGGACGCCCGGGCGGCCTGCCCGTAGGCGTGGATGGTGTCGTACTGCGCCACCTGGACGTTCGTGGACGAGATGGCGCTGCGGGAGTGCGGCGCCGCCAGGACGACCACGGTGCGCGCGCCCGGCAGAATCGCCGCGATCTCCTCGCGCATGACCGGAAGGTTCTCCACGGACGCCGCCCCGCACAACGGGGCGCCGTTTGATTCCGCGATCCGCGCGATTTCCGAAATGGGGAGCATCGCCGTCTCCTTCCGAAGAAGTAGTACAATCCGATTCTAGCAGGGATTTCCCGGATCCCGCTTTTGGCGGGCGCCGCTCCGGAGGAACCGTGAAGCCGCAGAACCCGGACTACCGCGAACTGGCGAAGGCTCTCTTCGACAAGGCGCCGTTCATCGCGGAGCTGGGGCT
This DNA window, taken from Deltaproteobacteria bacterium, encodes the following:
- a CDS encoding epoxyqueuosine reductase — its product is MLPISEIARIAESNGAPLCGAASVENLPVMREEIAAILPGARTVVVLAAPHSRSAISSTNVQVAQYDTIHAYGQAARASHAVALRLESMGHAAVAVPAFIPIDMAPPKRGMRGAVDWRGAAVAAGIGGYGESGLLVTQAFGPAVRLGGVVTDAEIPPGEPLPKTPCTACDRCVEECPAKALSGGGRIDKRKCGDRIFSGGYRAWSGFLQDLVESSPEGRKELLAGKMSLDLWQNFMTGNYYYCFACQAACPVGRGARS
- a CDS encoding Smr/MutS family protein: MAGGEIDLHGLTVAEALSRLASHYNARIRAGDTGPIRVVHGYGSSGRGGELRAAVREFLARNGSRLEFTPGEQYFNNPGVTVVYPKHPLPAPAAPRYPVRGR